A stretch of DNA from Saccharomycodes ludwigii strain NBRC 1722 chromosome I, whole genome shotgun sequence:
GGACACCCCCATTCAGGGTTCACTATTTATTGGTAATAGCATAAGTGACGATTAGTTGTTAGAGTAAGAGTTATTAAACCCCAATTTGTGATGTATcagaaaaatagaaatagaaatagaaataggaataaagaaaattaattttactgtatctaaaattaattgattttaaaattatgcAAGCAATTAAAGTGACAGTTTTAAAGCCcacatttattttgaaatggATCTAATAATCTTAGTggtatattataatacataatattaataacaatattttacttgtttttatttatttatttatttatttctgcTGGCTGTTTAAACAGATCTGAATCATAAAATCACCATGTTAATTTTTCCGATTCAGATCTATTTTAAGATAGGCCACTTTCTAAGTAGATCTGTGGTTGTATAAAGAAGAACATGCTGCGTTATTTTATAAGgagtattttattttggttaaaaaaacaaaaataaacaaagcACTGAGGCGAAGCGGAGAGGGAAGTGTTTGTGTGGTGGTTAATAGTAATTATTTGCACTACCAAGCATAATAATTTGAAGGGCTTCAGCTGGTCCGCGGTTCAATTTAAAAtctaaaatagaaaaaaaaaacatttaattacaatttgtttatttatttttgtttttgtttttgtttttctctctctctctctcagTAAATATCGTACACAAACAGTCATATTTtcaaacaagaaaaaagaaaaaagaaaaaagaaaaaagaaataaaaaaaaaatggtaaaattattatataaataacagAGTGTGATCTGATTACAAACTCAAATATTCTTTTGCATTTTGCGGTtcataatcttttttctctcttttttcacCTTCCGTGTATTTGAACaggaaatttttttttttttgtaacttTCCTCTTTCTTCCTTTCTTTCctataaaatattcaagacacttgtaaaaatattattaaacatCCTTTTTTCACTTTACATATCTTTTGCCTTTATCACTATACTTTCTTAACATCAAGAAAACCATATACATTGCAAAATATAACCAAGCACATAAGgtcattaaaaatatatctattgatataatatattttaaataactaTTTCAACAGTCATATCATAaacatttgtttttttttttttttttttccatattaaatttagatTCTCAAAACTAAAACCTATTtacaaataacaaaaaaaaaagaaacgaaaGATGCAATACAAAAAATCTGTTGCTTTATTAGTTGCTGCTGCCTCTATTGCTAATGCCGACTCATCCAGCTCTACTTCTTCTAACTCCACGAGTGTTCCATCCTCTTGTGTTGTTAAATCTGTTGCTACCGCTCAGTCTGATTTGGATAAATTTTCTGGATGTGAAGTTTTAAGTGGTACTTTGACTTTGACTGGTAGCTTAGGCTCTGCTGCTTTGGCCGATGTTAAAGAAATCCAAGGTACACTAAACATTTCTTCCGCTCAAAACTTGGCTAGTTTTGCAGCCGACAGTTTGGAAACCATTACTGGTAATTTAAACTTAATCGAATTAACTTCCTTACAAACTGCCTCTTTTGGTTCTTTAAGCAGTGTCGGGTCTATCAATTTTATAACTTTACCGGTCATTGAAACCATTAATACAAATTTACAAAGTGCTGATAACGTTGTTATTTCTGACACTGCTTTAGAAACCATTTCTGGGTTTTCCAAACTACAAAAAGttagtatttttaacattaacaacaacaaagcTTTGGTTTCTATTGATTCCGATATGGAAACTGTTTCCAACGCTTTGGAAATTAATTCTAACGGTGATAATGCTAATATTACttttgataatttaatttggGCCAATAACATCACTGTTAGAGATTTGAATGGACTATCTTTTGCCTCTTTGGAAAAAGTTAACGCAAGTTTGGGATTTTTGAACAATAGTGTAACCTCTATCGCATTGCATAACTTGACACAGGTTGGTGGTTCTTTATCCGTCATTGCCAATGACGAGCTAACTAGTTTGAACTTATCATCCGTTACCAAGGTTGGTGGTGGTTTAGTCATCGCCAATAACACTAAgttgaataaaattgacGGTATATCTAATGTCAAGAGTATTGGTGGTGCTTTGGTTGTTGAAGGTAACTTTTCTACTTTAGATATATCTTCTTTGTCATCTGTCATGGGTGGTGCTGACGTTGTGACTACTGGCTCTAACTTTTCTTGTGATCCATTAAAGAGTTTGGAAAAGAAAGGTGATATTCAAGGTGACGAATTTGTTTGTAAAGCTCCACAGGCTTCAACATCTATTAGCTTAAGTGCTAAAAGTTCTTCTGGTAGTGGTTCTGCCTCTGCATCTGCATCTGCCAGTGATTCTGATTCTGCCAGTGGTTCTGCCAGTGGTTCTGCCAGTGATTCTGCCTCTGCATCTGCCAGCGATTCTGCCTCTGCCAGTGAATCAGCCTCATCTACCAAGTCTTCTACTTCTAGCAAATCTACCGCCTCTTCTACTGTTAACACCAAATCTAAAGCTGCTGCCTTTGCGGTTAATGCACCAAGCGGCTCCTTTTTCGGTGCTCTTGCTGCTATTGGTTTAGCTTTGTTATAGTGTGACGCCATGtgacttttatttttatttttattgttattttgtttcaggattcatttttttttttttttttttatgttaattttttttccgttTACCCTTTTGCACCActaattaatttataatctttaataataataacgctTTCTTAACttttcaattgtttttcCCCTCCTTCCTTTTCTCTTTTGAGAAGATTTAAATTGATAGATCCGTGTAATATACTGCAAAggtaacaaaaaaaaatgttaaagagtaaaaattgaaaataaaaacaattatttttaaagttgaGATCAAGGGTGTTTTATgagacttttttttatttaattgatttgt
This window harbors:
- a CDS encoding uncharacterized protein (similar to Saccharomyces cerevisiae YBR078W | ECM33 | ExtraCellular Mutant (paralog of YDR055W | PST1)), which gives rise to MQYKKSVALLVAAASIANADSSSSTSSNSTSVPSSCVVKSVATAQSDLDKFSGCEVLSGTLTLTGSLGSAALADVKEIQGTLNISSAQNLASFAADSLETITGNLNLIELTSLQTASFGSLSSVGSINFITLPVIETINTNLQSADNVVISDTALETISGFSKLQKVSIFNINNNKALVSIDSDMETVSNALEINSNGDNANITFDNLIWANNITVRDLNGLSFASLEKVNASLGFLNNSVTSIALHNLTQVGGSLSVIANDELTSLNLSSVTKVGGGLVIANNTKLNKIDGISNVKSIGGALVVEGNFSTLDISSLSSVMGGADVVTTGSNFSCDPLKSLEKKGDIQGDEFVCKAPQASTSISLSAKSSSGSGSASASASASDSDSASGSASGSASDSASASASDSASASESASSTKSSTSSKSTASSTVNTKSKAAAFAVNAPSGSFFGALAAIGLALL